The Micromonospora sp. WMMD961 genome has a segment encoding these proteins:
- a CDS encoding AAA family ATPase → MVDTAQQRSVRRLDLCAVDVIDPLHWRWALVDPGTGRQLAEHVVTLDRRRWEVAAFTDLHAYLGWRAEPDRRVASAAEVVARLGEFIALEVLGPAVMAELDGQTPVRLRIRVAEATFLTALPLELAHLDGVPLARNERVQVSFAVTADSACTKMPSATGVRLLAVFSLPTGTTALRLRSERQQLTQLIRQLDRPVEVEIVQWGVTREVLAARMARDGGPDVLHLSGHGRQSRLLLEGPDGAPDEIDAPSLVELLRPGRDRLRLVFVSACESAAAPPRWVDLDEPGTQVTDPAAAPASLGVRLARELDCTVLAMRYPVTDDVAGDVAIAFYTGLIDRGLDVGAAAAQAVRKVAAAGVSAARPALSLAAPVLIGRDDVTVVGADPLTAPASAQPVAADPLTGSTSPPRPPSAGSTPAAPDRFVGREQVMTVAGAALGADSGTPVIVLTGMAAVGKTACAVELTHRHRAEFDRVVFWSAPERDVDQQDTAGAFLDAIDSGVGDAVGSPLVAADDRRGWATVAAELLDRCDRHRTLLVLDNADSLLTADGRWRDRRWSDLLTVLAARSGPTRLLVTSRIPPTAPAGAGVRQISVEPLSDTEAGALVRQLPNLRRLLHIDDPASSPGPAGSVPADESTYRLDRALVTAVLAAAHGHPKLLELADAAAVEPAELARLLQVTGRSATDEQWLGETLTSWTRETTRRLDPAALLVLQMLAAVEPAHRFPGTLRVVWADLWAAVGRPGTAPPSDALLSVLVAAALTQRRTLAGTSVPKGADMAPGTDVIRYELHPTVAATVRADTPTHVTSAVDLVLADAWQQVARAQEDRGDRESTSVVVGAFLAAVPYLLRQSSFARAAGCLGAALVRDTSPRTARTALSYAAALDPATPGRDLVVAMALQPLDPVEAERLLRQALSAADEEVAAVAAGALANQLHQQGRLAEALELAERHEQLVQRAGPWRRAGARVTRLQVMHESGQAGHALTEVTKLLDELRTLSTKPTTPDGPPESDLAWRVRQTALSLAVSAALTLQLWQVALDHNQVLLDSVQRRGAAEAEVAFFWFNDAHALIQLGRFDEARKVLTYCQRVFDQHGAELSLSRAIGARALLAAKQGNLTEAAALEQTALRLGYRHPLAADLAAGHQMLGNHLGKLGTDPAGQLGHHLAAALLTRVTGSALLTAFLHPVAADLHTYGQGWLPADLAALAARVERVDGVRFLGVVHALLAADPAEQDRIFRGAEASEQCRSRAEEQFHGLLQDVRRAAGEQGFDLTGNLLRWESLMSMIAMAAEGDVQANRQLTAILQPMRPGTDAGGTAAAIRRVVGGERDDAALIAELHPADAAVIRRVLETIRWRETVRSRPQDDRFALTEADYRAAVDAGDQVRAGLRAAELSGMLRVRKQFSTALPYADQAIAHRRRAGFGLWSQRFDLGRRLQLLNDLRRWGEVLAELAPLRNELRGEPGLPSRTDPVNPSTVRDQLLTLGLLAAVALRDWELALEFHDDLAANMRSRGAGRVELALHKLDRVTLLSPLRRIAEIGEMYDEVRAVLSDNLDRETRAEFSVALDRAARSLAPEAPWRRQALADAYDGMDSQDVSLPLIALEHYYFAIGDGPARTPIAKASHLLASAVVCTLDGQHASADLTVRNLAAHLYQPDGTRAIPTLDSIVAVVEEVPGVRFRELVTQVIGTPPRAEVAVADAVQAAYRIPVAELFGLDQVVADHETAIAAVAAAHTGGLRERTACEPLLAELATKPDGVPLAAALRRAAAGNLLSVDEQEAMHPVHAAIVGALRSRIDSIGRQR, encoded by the coding sequence ATGGTTGACACCGCCCAGCAGAGGTCGGTACGACGGTTGGACCTGTGCGCTGTCGACGTGATCGATCCGCTGCACTGGCGATGGGCGCTGGTCGATCCGGGCACCGGTCGGCAACTCGCCGAACACGTCGTCACGCTCGACCGGCGGCGCTGGGAGGTTGCTGCCTTCACCGACCTGCACGCCTACCTGGGCTGGCGCGCGGAGCCGGACCGGCGGGTGGCGAGTGCGGCCGAGGTTGTGGCGCGGCTCGGCGAGTTCATCGCACTGGAGGTTCTCGGCCCGGCGGTCATGGCGGAGCTCGACGGACAGACCCCGGTGCGCCTGCGGATTCGGGTGGCTGAGGCGACGTTCCTGACCGCGCTCCCCTTGGAACTGGCCCACCTGGACGGCGTCCCACTGGCCCGGAACGAAAGGGTGCAGGTGTCGTTCGCGGTCACCGCCGACAGCGCCTGCACGAAGATGCCATCGGCTACCGGTGTACGGCTACTGGCGGTATTCAGCCTGCCGACCGGGACGACCGCGTTGCGGTTGCGCTCGGAGCGGCAGCAACTGACTCAGCTGATCCGCCAGCTGGACCGCCCGGTCGAGGTGGAGATCGTCCAGTGGGGTGTGACCCGCGAGGTGCTGGCCGCCCGGATGGCACGCGACGGTGGCCCCGACGTGCTGCACCTGTCCGGTCATGGCCGGCAGAGCAGGTTGCTGCTGGAGGGTCCGGACGGTGCGCCGGACGAGATCGACGCACCGTCCCTGGTGGAGCTGCTCCGTCCGGGTCGGGACCGGCTACGGCTGGTCTTCGTCTCGGCGTGCGAGTCGGCGGCTGCGCCACCACGTTGGGTGGACCTCGACGAGCCCGGAACTCAGGTAACGGATCCCGCCGCCGCGCCGGCCAGTCTGGGGGTGCGGCTGGCACGTGAGCTGGATTGCACGGTCCTGGCCATGCGCTACCCGGTGACCGACGACGTCGCCGGCGACGTGGCCATCGCCTTCTACACCGGTCTGATCGACCGCGGCTTGGATGTTGGCGCGGCGGCGGCGCAGGCGGTCCGGAAGGTCGCCGCGGCGGGTGTGTCGGCGGCCCGACCGGCGCTGTCGCTGGCGGCGCCGGTGCTGATCGGTCGGGATGACGTCACAGTGGTGGGAGCGGACCCGCTGACCGCCCCGGCGAGTGCTCAGCCGGTCGCCGCCGACCCGCTGACGGGGTCCACCTCACCGCCGAGGCCACCGTCGGCTGGCTCCACGCCTGCGGCGCCGGACCGGTTCGTCGGCCGGGAGCAGGTGATGACTGTCGCGGGGGCCGCGCTGGGAGCGGACAGCGGCACCCCGGTCATCGTCCTGACCGGGATGGCGGCAGTGGGCAAGACGGCCTGCGCGGTGGAACTAACGCACCGGCATCGGGCCGAGTTCGACCGGGTGGTGTTCTGGTCCGCTCCCGAGCGGGACGTCGACCAGCAGGACACGGCCGGCGCCTTCCTCGACGCCATCGACAGTGGTGTCGGTGACGCCGTGGGCTCCCCGCTCGTCGCGGCCGACGATCGGCGGGGGTGGGCGACGGTGGCCGCCGAACTGCTCGACCGGTGCGACCGGCACCGGACCCTGCTCGTGCTGGACAATGCCGATTCACTCTTGACGGCGGACGGACGGTGGCGCGATCGACGGTGGTCGGACCTACTCACCGTGCTCGCTGCCCGCTCGGGACCGACCCGGCTGCTGGTTACCAGCCGGATCCCGCCGACCGCGCCCGCCGGTGCCGGGGTACGCCAGATAAGCGTCGAACCGTTGTCCGACACCGAGGCGGGGGCCCTGGTCCGGCAACTGCCCAACCTTCGGCGGCTGCTACACATCGATGATCCTGCCAGCTCACCCGGTCCAGCCGGCTCGGTGCCGGCGGACGAATCGACGTACCGGCTGGACCGGGCGCTGGTGACAGCCGTGTTGGCCGCCGCGCACGGTCATCCGAAACTGCTGGAACTGGCCGACGCCGCGGCGGTCGAGCCGGCGGAGCTGGCCCGCCTGCTCCAGGTGACCGGCCGGTCGGCCACCGACGAGCAGTGGCTCGGCGAGACGCTGACGAGCTGGACCCGGGAAACGACACGGCGGCTCGACCCGGCTGCACTGCTGGTGCTGCAGATGCTCGCGGCGGTCGAGCCGGCACACCGTTTCCCCGGCACCCTCCGCGTGGTCTGGGCCGACCTCTGGGCGGCGGTGGGTCGGCCGGGGACGGCCCCACCAAGCGATGCGCTTCTGTCGGTGCTCGTGGCTGCCGCGTTGACGCAGCGGCGGACCCTCGCGGGCACGTCGGTGCCGAAAGGTGCCGACATGGCACCGGGCACCGACGTGATCCGGTACGAGCTGCACCCGACCGTCGCTGCGACGGTACGGGCCGACACGCCGACGCACGTCACCAGCGCGGTGGACCTCGTTCTTGCCGACGCCTGGCAGCAGGTCGCCCGGGCGCAGGAAGACCGCGGCGACCGGGAAAGCACCTCGGTGGTGGTCGGCGCGTTTCTCGCGGCGGTGCCGTACCTGCTCCGGCAGTCGAGCTTCGCCCGCGCGGCCGGATGCCTCGGCGCGGCGCTGGTCCGCGACACGAGTCCACGGACCGCGCGGACCGCCCTGTCCTACGCCGCCGCTCTGGACCCTGCCACACCCGGACGGGACCTGGTCGTCGCGATGGCGCTGCAACCCCTGGACCCGGTCGAGGCGGAACGGCTGCTGCGGCAGGCGTTGTCCGCAGCTGACGAGGAGGTCGCCGCAGTCGCCGCCGGCGCCTTGGCCAACCAGTTGCACCAACAGGGACGGCTCGCCGAGGCGTTGGAGCTGGCCGAGCGACATGAGCAGTTGGTTCAGCGCGCCGGTCCGTGGAGACGAGCCGGAGCCCGGGTGACGCGGCTGCAGGTGATGCACGAGAGCGGCCAGGCCGGGCATGCACTGACCGAGGTGACCAAACTCCTCGACGAACTGCGTACCCTGTCGACGAAGCCGACCACCCCCGACGGGCCGCCGGAGAGCGACCTGGCGTGGCGCGTTCGGCAGACGGCCCTCAGCCTCGCGGTGAGTGCCGCTCTGACCCTGCAACTGTGGCAGGTCGCGCTCGACCACAACCAGGTTCTGCTGGACAGCGTCCAGCGGCGGGGCGCGGCCGAGGCGGAGGTCGCGTTCTTCTGGTTCAACGACGCCCACGCACTGATTCAGCTTGGCCGCTTCGACGAGGCGCGGAAGGTGCTGACGTACTGCCAGCGGGTCTTCGACCAGCACGGCGCCGAGTTGAGCCTGTCCCGGGCGATCGGCGCCCGGGCCCTGCTCGCCGCGAAGCAGGGCAACCTGACCGAGGCGGCGGCCCTGGAACAGACCGCGCTGCGGCTGGGCTACCGGCATCCGCTCGCCGCTGACCTGGCCGCTGGACACCAGATGCTCGGCAACCATCTCGGGAAGCTCGGCACCGATCCGGCCGGACAGCTCGGCCACCACCTGGCCGCCGCGCTGCTGACCCGGGTCACCGGTTCGGCCCTGCTGACCGCGTTCCTGCACCCGGTCGCCGCCGATCTGCACACCTACGGGCAGGGCTGGCTGCCGGCGGACCTCGCGGCGCTGGCGGCCCGGGTGGAGCGCGTCGACGGCGTGCGCTTTCTCGGGGTGGTCCACGCGCTGCTCGCCGCCGATCCGGCGGAACAGGACCGCATCTTTCGGGGGGCCGAGGCGTCGGAGCAGTGTCGCAGCCGCGCCGAGGAACAGTTCCATGGACTTCTCCAGGACGTCCGGCGTGCCGCCGGAGAGCAGGGCTTCGACCTCACCGGGAATCTGCTGCGCTGGGAGAGTCTGATGTCGATGATCGCCATGGCGGCGGAGGGTGACGTGCAGGCGAATCGGCAGCTCACCGCGATCCTGCAGCCGATGAGGCCGGGAACCGACGCAGGTGGGACAGCCGCGGCGATCCGTCGGGTGGTTGGCGGCGAGCGCGACGATGCCGCCCTGATCGCCGAGCTGCATCCCGCCGACGCCGCCGTCATCCGCCGAGTGCTGGAGACGATTCGATGGCGGGAGACAGTGCGAAGCCGCCCGCAGGACGATCGGTTTGCCCTCACCGAGGCGGACTACCGCGCCGCGGTGGACGCTGGCGATCAGGTTCGGGCGGGACTGCGGGCGGCGGAGCTCAGCGGCATGCTGCGCGTCCGCAAGCAGTTCAGCACGGCGCTGCCGTACGCGGATCAGGCCATCGCGCATCGGCGGCGAGCGGGGTTCGGGCTGTGGAGCCAGCGATTCGATCTCGGGCGGCGGCTGCAACTCCTCAACGACCTGCGCCGCTGGGGGGAGGTCCTCGCGGAGCTGGCACCGCTGCGCAACGAGTTGCGGGGCGAGCCGGGCCTGCCCAGCCGCACCGACCCGGTGAACCCGTCCACGGTACGAGACCAACTGCTGACCCTTGGACTGCTGGCCGCGGTTGCCCTGCGCGACTGGGAGTTGGCCCTCGAATTCCACGACGATCTCGCGGCGAACATGCGCTCGCGCGGCGCGGGTCGCGTCGAGCTCGCCCTGCACAAGCTGGACCGGGTCACGCTGCTGAGTCCACTTCGACGCATCGCCGAGATCGGAGAAATGTACGACGAGGTGCGAGCGGTGCTCTCGGACAACCTGGACCGGGAGACTCGGGCGGAGTTCAGCGTGGCGCTGGATCGGGCCGCGAGATCGCTGGCACCAGAGGCGCCGTGGCGTCGGCAGGCGCTGGCCGACGCGTACGACGGGATGGACAGCCAGGACGTCAGCCTTCCACTGATCGCGCTGGAGCACTACTACTTCGCGATCGGTGACGGGCCGGCCAGAACGCCGATCGCCAAGGCGTCGCACCTGCTCGCTTCGGCGGTCGTCTGCACCCTGGACGGTCAACACGCCTCCGCCGACCTGACAGTCCGGAACCTGGCGGCCCACCTGTACCAGCCGGACGGTACCCGGGCCATTCCCACCCTGGACAGCATCGTCGCCGTCGTGGAGGAGGTGCCCGGCGTACGGTTCAGGGAACTTGTCACCCAGGTGATCGGCACCCCGCCCCGGGCGGAGGTGGCGGTCGCCGACGCGGTGCAAGCCGCCTACCGAATCCCGGTGGCCGAGTTGTTCGGCCTGGACCAGGTGGTCGCGGATCACGAGACGGCGATCGCCGCGGTGGCGGCCGCTCACACCGGCGGGCTGCGGGAGCGAACGGCCTGCGAACCGCTCCTGGCCGAATTGGCGACGAAGCCGGACGGGGTACCACTCGCCGCGGCACTGCGCCGGGCGGCGGCCGGGAACCTTTTGTCGGTGGACGAGCAGGAGGCGATGCACCCGGTCCATGCGGCGATCGTCGGGGCGCTGCGCAGCAGGATCGACAGCATCGGCCGTCAGCGGTGA
- a CDS encoding GerMN domain-containing protein has translation MNHRHLVVLATAALLTGCSIPTDDAPRVVQVPLGPFQSSAPADTSAPVGPAAETLCFVRDNRIISFVRRVDRPPTIEDQLRHLLAGPTAAERDTDLTSALPGAVNAAGVTATGTQARVVVDKPGDDAGRSDEVLAFAQIVCTLTSRDEVTTVTFSRDGRPLRVPRADGSLSDQPLTRADFAPLITPR, from the coding sequence ATGAACCATCGTCATCTCGTCGTTCTGGCGACTGCCGCGCTGCTGACCGGCTGCAGCATTCCCACCGATGATGCCCCCAGGGTGGTACAGGTGCCGCTAGGACCATTCCAAAGCTCTGCGCCCGCCGACACCAGCGCACCAGTCGGCCCTGCCGCCGAGACGCTCTGCTTTGTCCGCGACAACCGCATCATCTCGTTCGTCCGGCGCGTCGACCGGCCACCGACGATCGAGGACCAACTTCGGCATCTGCTGGCCGGACCCACCGCAGCCGAACGCGACACCGACCTGACCAGCGCGCTGCCGGGAGCGGTCAACGCCGCCGGTGTCACCGCGACCGGTACCCAGGCCCGCGTCGTGGTCGACAAACCCGGCGATGACGCCGGCCGCAGCGACGAGGTCCTTGCTTTCGCGCAGATCGTTTGCACCCTCACCAGCCGCGACGAGGTCACCACCGTCACGTTTTCCCGTGATGGCCGGCCCCTCAGGGTGCCTCGTGCGGACGGTTCACTGTCCGACCAGCCCCTCACTCGCGCCGATTTCGCACCACTGATCACCCCTCGTTGA
- a CDS encoding HAMP domain-containing sensor histidine kinase, with amino-acid sequence MRRLGLRTRVTAAFAVGALLLSASMALVSYELTRRSLLDERERTALRAAYFDATVVRAGLDTDTPDVVEVLRSLDTGGSRRPVLHLDGEWYARAADPGTTAAIPVELRQVVADGEPAVQRVRVDGQSVLVVGVPLSSSATYFEVNSLRELEQTFQVLALALTTVAIMVAGSGAALGWYATRHGLRPLTAVADAAEKIAAGDFTARLDTASDPDLTRLSSSFNQMVDRLAQRIERDRRFAADVSHELRSPLQTLAAAASVLARRREHQDERTAIAAGLVADEIDRFQRLVNDLIDLARSDQPAHRAPVDVVALARDACRALGLPTALVHLAPDVPATWLVERRRVAQILANLLDNAVTYGGGPAGVQLGRDGSAGTIEVEDDGPGVPVEDRDVIFDRFVRGRAAHTRGTGDGTGLGLALVAQHATAHAGHVTVGDRPGGGACFLVTLPESLP; translated from the coding sequence ATGAGACGCCTCGGACTGCGTACCCGGGTGACCGCCGCGTTCGCCGTCGGCGCGCTCCTGCTCTCGGCGTCGATGGCCCTGGTCTCCTACGAGTTGACCCGCCGGTCCCTGCTCGACGAGCGGGAACGCACCGCCCTGCGCGCGGCCTACTTCGACGCTACCGTCGTCCGTGCCGGGCTCGACACCGACACCCCCGACGTGGTGGAGGTGCTTCGGTCGCTGGACACGGGTGGGAGTCGGCGGCCGGTGCTGCACCTGGACGGCGAGTGGTACGCGCGGGCTGCCGACCCCGGCACCACCGCCGCCATTCCCGTCGAGCTGCGTCAGGTCGTCGCGGACGGCGAGCCCGCGGTACAGCGGGTACGCGTCGACGGCCAGTCCGTCCTGGTGGTCGGGGTTCCCCTGTCCTCGTCCGCGACGTACTTCGAGGTCAACTCGCTCCGGGAGCTGGAACAGACGTTCCAGGTCCTGGCGCTCGCCCTGACCACTGTCGCGATCATGGTCGCGGGATCCGGCGCGGCCCTCGGCTGGTACGCCACCCGGCACGGGCTGCGGCCGCTGACGGCCGTGGCCGACGCGGCCGAGAAGATCGCCGCGGGTGACTTCACCGCCCGCCTCGACACGGCCAGCGACCCCGACCTGACCCGGTTGTCCTCGTCGTTCAACCAGATGGTCGACCGGCTCGCGCAGCGCATCGAGCGGGACCGCCGCTTCGCCGCCGACGTCAGCCACGAGCTGCGTTCCCCGTTGCAGACTCTCGCCGCGGCGGCCAGCGTCCTGGCCCGCCGTCGGGAACACCAGGACGAACGAACCGCGATCGCCGCCGGGCTCGTCGCCGACGAGATCGACCGTTTTCAGCGGCTCGTCAACGACCTGATCGACCTGGCCCGCAGTGACCAGCCCGCCCACCGGGCCCCCGTGGACGTCGTCGCGCTGGCCCGCGATGCCTGCCGCGCCCTCGGCCTGCCCACGGCGCTCGTCCACCTGGCACCCGACGTGCCGGCGACGTGGCTGGTCGAGCGGCGTCGTGTCGCACAGATCCTGGCGAACCTGCTCGACAACGCGGTGACCTACGGCGGCGGTCCGGCAGGCGTCCAGTTGGGCCGCGACGGTAGTGCCGGCACCATCGAAGTCGAGGACGACGGACCCGGTGTGCCCGTCGAGGACCGCGACGTGATCTTCGACCGTTTCGTCCGCGGACGAGCGGCGCACACCCGCGGCACGGGCGACGGCACCGGGCTCGGACTCGCGCTGGTCGCACAGCACGCCACAGCACACGCCGGACACGTCACCGTCGGTGACCGGCCCGGCGGAGGCGCCTGCTTCCTCGTCACCCTGCCGGAGAGCCTGCCATGA